A DNA window from Candidatus Alcyoniella australis contains the following coding sequences:
- a CDS encoding VWA domain-containing protein yields MKKAVAIFILISMALWIGACTKTGTLVEQQQNVAELPPPVAGESKVLSRAEAADGLRYYQPEFNTETYDRIVENSFKMVGQNPLSTFSIDVDTASYSNVRRFLTQGTQPPPDAVRIEELINYFSYDYPQPAGDDPFSVNVEVAQCPWNLEHRLVRIGLRGRTIEQKERPASNLVFLLDVSGSMNSPNKLPLLKRSFNVLVNQLDKRDSVAIVVYAGASGLVLPSTSCGDKNAIIDAFERLQAGGSTNGGAGIELAYQVAQQNFIKGGNNRVILATDGDFNIGTTNQGDLTRLIEEKAQSGVFLTVLGFGMGNYKDSTLEKLADMGNGNYAYIDNFREARKVFAEQISGTLYTIAKDVKIQVEFNPINVLAYRLVGYENRVLNNEDFNDDQKDAGEIGAGHTVTALYEVVPVGAKLGFEIPDVNELKYQQPTPLTTAAIGPEMLTVALRYKQPDGDTSKLLSMPVIDRGQNFDNASDDFRFAAAVAQFGMLLRGSEFKGGSSYEYLIEVANETKGQDSHGYRAEFIELARLARDIK; encoded by the coding sequence GTGAAAAAGGCCGTCGCAATTTTTATCCTGATCAGCATGGCACTGTGGATCGGCGCCTGCACCAAGACCGGCACGCTTGTCGAGCAGCAACAGAATGTTGCGGAGCTTCCGCCGCCCGTTGCTGGCGAATCCAAGGTGCTCAGCCGCGCCGAGGCAGCCGACGGTCTGAGATATTATCAGCCGGAATTCAATACCGAGACCTACGACCGGATTGTCGAAAACAGCTTTAAGATGGTGGGCCAAAATCCGCTGTCAACGTTTTCAATCGACGTTGATACCGCCTCGTACTCCAACGTGCGGCGCTTCCTCACGCAGGGCACTCAGCCGCCGCCGGACGCCGTGCGTATCGAAGAGCTGATCAACTACTTCAGCTACGACTACCCCCAGCCCGCGGGCGATGACCCGTTCTCGGTCAACGTCGAGGTCGCGCAATGCCCCTGGAACCTCGAGCATCGCCTGGTGCGTATCGGCCTGCGCGGCCGCACCATTGAGCAAAAGGAACGGCCGGCGTCCAACCTAGTCTTTCTGCTCGACGTCTCGGGCTCGATGAACAGCCCGAACAAGCTGCCGCTGCTCAAGCGCTCGTTCAACGTGCTGGTCAACCAGCTGGACAAGCGCGACAGCGTGGCGATCGTGGTCTACGCCGGGGCCTCGGGGCTGGTGCTGCCCAGCACGAGCTGCGGCGACAAGAACGCGATCATCGACGCCTTCGAGCGGTTGCAGGCCGGCGGCTCCACCAACGGCGGCGCGGGGATCGAGCTGGCCTACCAGGTGGCTCAGCAGAATTTCATCAAGGGCGGCAACAACCGCGTGATTCTGGCCACGGACGGCGACTTCAACATCGGCACCACCAACCAGGGCGACCTGACGCGCCTGATCGAGGAAAAGGCGCAAAGCGGCGTGTTCCTCACGGTGCTGGGCTTCGGCATGGGCAACTACAAGGACTCGACCCTGGAGAAGCTGGCCGACATGGGCAACGGCAACTACGCCTACATCGACAACTTCCGCGAGGCGCGCAAGGTGTTCGCCGAGCAGATCAGCGGCACGCTGTACACCATCGCCAAGGACGTCAAGATCCAGGTCGAGTTCAACCCGATCAACGTGCTGGCCTACCGTTTGGTGGGCTACGAAAATCGAGTGCTCAACAATGAGGACTTCAACGACGACCAGAAGGATGCGGGCGAGATCGGCGCAGGCCACACTGTGACCGCACTGTATGAGGTGGTGCCCGTGGGCGCCAAGCTCGGCTTCGAGATTCCGGATGTCAACGAACTGAAGTATCAGCAACCGACCCCACTGACAACCGCGGCCATCGGCCCGGAGATGCTGACAGTCGCGCTACGCTACAAACAGCCCGACGGCGATACGAGTAAGCTGCTCTCAATGCCGGTAATCGATCGCGGCCAAAACTTTGACAACGCCTCGGACGACTTTCGCTTTGCCGCGGCCGTGGCCCAGTTCGGCATGCTGCTGCGCGGTTCGGAATTCAAGGGCGGCTCGAGCTACGAGTACCTAATCGAGGTCGCCAACGAAACAAAAGGGCAGGACTCCCACGGCTACCGCGCCGAGTTCATCGAACTGGCGCGACTGGCCCGGGATATTAAATAG